From the genome of Sediminibacter sp. Hel_I_10:
AGATACAAACAAATAATCACTTAAAATTAATCATTATGGCACTTAAAATTACACGTAACGAAAACACATTTACATTAGAGGGACAAATTAACGCATGTACCGCGAGTAACTTTAAAACACACTTTATGTTAATGCTAAATTCTATGAGAGACATTACTATAGATATTAGTAAGGTGACTGAAATTGATAGCAACGGTATGCATGCTATTAAGAGCGTCTATAACAATGCAACGTCATGGCATAAGCCCTTCTATATTATTGGAAATGGCTGTAAGGAAATTTTTCAAGATATCAGACCAAACTACGCTGCTTAATTTATAACCTACTAAAACAAATCCCCATGCAAGCAATTTCAGTTAAAATACCAAAACGAATATCTCCAGAGCAAATGTTTATGCTAAGCGTTTTAGCAGTTAACGGTGGAAATTACTTGTATAACCTTATACTTGGCAGAATTCTAGGGCCAGAGCATTTTGCAGATGCTGCAGTGCTCATCACATTTTTATTGGTCTTGTCTTTTGTGGCCATGACTTTTCAATTGGTTACTGCAAAGTTTTCAGTTGAATTTGAAGATCACACTTTCCTTAGTTTCATCTCTAAAATCTATAAAAATGCCACCATTGTAGGTATTGGATTAGGTGTGCTGATTATAGCATTTTCAAATCAATTGCAGCAGCTTTTTCATACCTCTTCATCAAGCATGTTTGTGATTTTTGGAATAGGCGTGCCACTTTATTTTTTAATGAGCGTGAATCGTGGTATTTATCAAGGGCAAAAATCCTTTAAAAATTTATCGATTACCTATCAAGCCGAAATGCTAAGTAGATTGGTAATCACTTTAGGATTGATTTTTTTATTTGACATTCAATCTTCCGTAGTGATTGCTATAGGTATTTTGGTCTCTTTTGGTTTTGGTTTGATTCCTTTTAAGCTCAACTATTTTAAATTTAAAACTGTTGGACTTATAGAAGTTACCAAGTCTAAACAAGTGCGCAGCTTCTTTGTGATCACTGCGTTTTATGAACTTACCCAAATTATCATTAACAATAGTGACATCCTTTTGGTAAAGCACTATTTTGAATCTTATGATGCCGGATTGTATGCTTCATTAGCTTTAATAGGAAGGATCGTTTACTTTATAGCCTGGATGTTCGTTATGTTGTTATTGCCAACGGTCGTTCAGCTTAAAAAAGAAGGAAAGGCTACAGCGCCAATCTTGTTTAAATATGTAGGTTACATTGCTGCGATAGCTGCTGTTATTGTGTTGGGATGTGCCTTGTTCCCTGAAACAGGAATCACCCTGTTATTTGGAGAGCGCTATCTAGCCATGGCACCATTACTTTGGAAATATGCCTTAGCTACAGGGCTCTTTGCCATCTCAAACATTTTTGCTTATTACTACTTATCTCTTGATCATTATGTACCTGTTGTGTTTTCTGGTCTTTTTGGATTGCTACAAATGGGACTGGTCATCTTTTTCCACGAGAGTCTAGCGCAAGTCGTACACATGCAAATTGCAGCTATGTTTGCCTTACTTGTTTTTCAAATGATATACTTTATTTACGATTCTAAATTGAAAGTCATTTAAGCAAAATCGAAACCTTTATTCCATTGGTCTACAGTAAAAAGCATTCCGTCTACATTGGCCAATTTTAATGCAACTTATTGCCCAAATTTGTACCGAACCCCATATTAAACTTAAAGAAAATGAAACTAGCAATTGTAACAGCATATCCGCCAAGTAAAGTAACCTTAAACGAATATGCATATCATTTAGTAAAACATTTTAGACAACAAGATGCCGTAACCGAAGTGGTGTTGTTAACCGATAAAACCGAAGGTGCAAAAGACATCACCTTTACCGAAGACGGTTGTAAGATTACGGTTAAGGAATGTTGGGCCTTCAATAGTTACGCTAATATTGTAAATGTAACTAAGGCTATTAATACCGTTGCGCCAGATGCCGTATTGTTTAATTTACAGTTTATGAAGTTTGGCGATAAGAAAATTGCAGCAGCGCTAGGATTGATGTTGCCATTGGTGTGTAAATTAAAGCGCATCCCTAACATCGTGTTATTACATAATATCTTAGAGGAAGTCGATCTAGAGTCGGCTGGTTTTACCTCAAATAAATTAATGCAAAAACTATATGGTTTTATAGGCACCACCTTAACCAAATTGATTTTACAGGCCGATACTGTGGCGGTGACCATGCAAAAGTATGTGAACATTTTAGAGCAAAAGTACAATGCTAAGAATGTCACTTTAATTCCGCACGGTACTTTTGAAATTTCTGAAGTTACTCCCAACTATAGTATCCCAGAAGGGCCTTTACAGGTAATGACCTTCGGAAAATTTGGAACCTACAAAAAAGTAGAGTCCATGATAGAAGCGGTAGAAAAAGTAAGAGCATCTACAGGTCTTGACCTAGAGGTTGTTATTGCGGGTACCGATAATCCCAACGTACCTGGGTATTTGGCCAAAGTACAAGAAGATTATAAGCATGTACCACAAGTGCTTTTTACGGGCTACGTTGAAGAATTTGAAGTGCCAATTTTATTTAATGAAAGTGCTGTGGTGGTATTTCCGTATACCTCTACAACAGGCAGTTCTGGCGTATTGCACCAGGCGGGGAGTTACGGTAAAGCTGTAGTCATGCCAGATTTGGGCGATTTAGCGCTGTTAGTACAAGATGAAGGATATAAAGGAGAGTTTTTTGACCCAACCTCTGTAACTAGTTTGGCGAGTGCCATTGAGGCTATTGTTACTAACGATGCACACCGTATTGCTCTGGGAAAAGCAAATTACGAAGCTGCAACAGCGTATCCTATGGAAAAAATTACAGGTATGTATCTAGAACATTTTAAGGCGATTATCTCTAGTAAATCGCCTCAAAAAGACGTGGTTTTAGAGTCGTCTACTGTCCAGAAATATATTTAAAGGACTCCTTTTTTTCGCCTTCAGCATTGATAAAGCCAAAATGCTTTTGAGCATTTTTTCGCCAAGGAAGTCTCCCAACGACTTCCTTTGGTATTTCAGTAAAATCGTATAAAGTCCAAGACATAAATTGCAAATCGTTATTTGCAATGATTTCTTGGACTTTTTTGTGGTAATTGGCCTGATCTTCGGTTGAAGATCCAAACGGTTTCCAAAAACCACTGTAGGAGGACATTCCAAATTCCTGAAGTACTAAAGGTTTATTGGGGATGTCTTTTCGCATGGCTTTTACAGCGGCATCCAAACCTTGGAGGTCTTCATAATAGTGAAACGAGATCAGGTCTAATTGGTCTT
Proteins encoded in this window:
- a CDS encoding glycosyltransferase; translation: MKLAIVTAYPPSKVTLNEYAYHLVKHFRQQDAVTEVVLLTDKTEGAKDITFTEDGCKITVKECWAFNSYANIVNVTKAINTVAPDAVLFNLQFMKFGDKKIAAALGLMLPLVCKLKRIPNIVLLHNILEEVDLESAGFTSNKLMQKLYGFIGTTLTKLILQADTVAVTMQKYVNILEQKYNAKNVTLIPHGTFEISEVTPNYSIPEGPLQVMTFGKFGTYKKVESMIEAVEKVRASTGLDLEVVIAGTDNPNVPGYLAKVQEDYKHVPQVLFTGYVEEFEVPILFNESAVVVFPYTSTTGSSGVLHQAGSYGKAVVMPDLGDLALLVQDEGYKGEFFDPTSVTSLASAIEAIVTNDAHRIALGKANYEAATAYPMEKITGMYLEHFKAIISSKSPQKDVVLESSTVQKYI
- a CDS encoding oligosaccharide flippase family protein, with product MQAISVKIPKRISPEQMFMLSVLAVNGGNYLYNLILGRILGPEHFADAAVLITFLLVLSFVAMTFQLVTAKFSVEFEDHTFLSFISKIYKNATIVGIGLGVLIIAFSNQLQQLFHTSSSSMFVIFGIGVPLYFLMSVNRGIYQGQKSFKNLSITYQAEMLSRLVITLGLIFLFDIQSSVVIAIGILVSFGFGLIPFKLNYFKFKTVGLIEVTKSKQVRSFFVITAFYELTQIIINNSDILLVKHYFESYDAGLYASLALIGRIVYFIAWMFVMLLLPTVVQLKKEGKATAPILFKYVGYIAAIAAVIVLGCALFPETGITLLFGERYLAMAPLLWKYALATGLFAISNIFAYYYLSLDHYVPVVFSGLFGLLQMGLVIFFHESLAQVVHMQIAAMFALLVFQMIYFIYDSKLKVI
- a CDS encoding STAS domain-containing protein; the protein is MALKITRNENTFTLEGQINACTASNFKTHFMLMLNSMRDITIDISKVTEIDSNGMHAIKSVYNNATSWHKPFYIIGNGCKEIFQDIRPNYAA